The Oncorhynchus clarkii lewisi isolate Uvic-CL-2024 chromosome 12, UVic_Ocla_1.0, whole genome shotgun sequence genome segment ccGCTATTATCGGCATAACAtttgttatttttacattttattgcaGTCAGCAATTGGTAAGTACTTAATGACTTCCCTAAAACATATGGAAATCAAACATGTTTGGGTGGGATAGCGGGGTAAATAAAATATCAATGGGTCTTTCAAGTGAAATACAACATTAGgctatctgtttatctgtcttgACAATTGCCCAGTTGACTAATGTGTGCAAGAGTTGAGGGGTTGTATCTAATTTTAGTTTGATCACCCACGCCACCTCCCTGTCTGCATCCCTAATGGAACTCAACACacgacttttgaccaggacccattgcgCAACtcttgaccagagctctatgagccctggtgaaaagtagtacactatctagggaatagagtgccatatgGGATACACACCCGTTTCAACCTTATCTatctccactctactctactctaatatTAGAAGCTGGAGGACCGACAACTATGTAAAAAAAGAACAGGGTCATTCTGCCAAACACTTTCAAATTCCCAGAGTGATGGAAAGCACAGCAGCTGTTAACCCTTCAACTATCTCTCTGCcgtcttcctctctttccacctcctcctcacctctatctttccccccacccccacctccctcttctcccttttTATCACAGAGCTCTGGTTTGAGGTTCCATTATGTAACCAAGGGAGACAGCAGGAATCCTCTAATGCTCTTCCTTCATGGATTCCCAGAGAattggtaacacacacacacactcctttttTATTACCGCATTATAAAGCATTATCACATCTCCTGTCATATGTACAGTGACAAGTTTTACAACGCATCATAACTATAACATAATACAATTATACCTGGCAGCTTTAAGCAAAGTAATAATCCTCTCTCCCGCCATCTCTATCTCAGGTACTCGTGGCGCTACCAGCTGTGTGGGTTTAGTGGACAGTACCACACGGTGGCAATGGACCTGCGTGGCTGTGGCGACTCTGACGCACCCTCCCAGCTGGAGGACTACTCTCTGGAGAAACTCTGTCACGATATCAGGGACGCCATTGATGAACTAGGTACACTACACGTGTTAGCCCGTATGGTATACCAAGGCTATTTAACTGCTGGCCCTCGAGGGCTGAAGTTCTGCTGGTCTATCCTTCTAATTAGGGAACTGGGACAGGGACACCAGATGTGTGTGGTCTCTCCGCACAAGGAAGGAACTATCAGCTAaaaaagaaaaccagcagtaTTTGAGGGCTGAAGGCCATTCGTTGAATATCCCTATTATACAGCAGGCTATGTATGCAGACTTCACTGTCTACGACCCAAGGGAGAAATTAGTAGTAAATATCCTACATTACTAGAAAGGGTGCTATAGAATTACAAGGAGTTCAATGGGCCTCAAAGGTTCAACAGTTTATTGTTTCTTCTGGGATTTCAGGCCACACCAGTTGTGTGTTGGTGGGCCATGACTGGGGCGGTATGCTGGCCTGGCACTTCACACTGGAGAGGCCTGATATGGTGCAGCGACTGGTCATCATGAACGCACCGCACCCTGCCTCTTGGCTAGGTAATGATGAGTGTgtacctgcatgtgtgtgtgtgtgttctattacTTTCCCTTATGGGTACTGAACCGAACCATACCATATTTATGGACATGCTTTAAAATAGGTTCAGTTCGATGCTCGATCAGTATAGTTTGGTTTTCCAGAGAATAGAAGTATATTGGAAATGTCCTAGCTGGCTATGTGTAGTGTGATCTCTCTTTTCTCCACCTAGATGCCGTGTTGAGGAGGCCCTCTGAGCTTCTGCGCTGTGGTCATGCCTGCTTCTTCCAGCTCCCTGCACTCCCAGAGTTCACTCTATCACTGGAGGACTTCAAGGTAGTGTCTAAGAAACTCACACCAGCATAGAGGCACTTTCTCTTCTATGACTCGTATAGTTACATTCATACACACTTTCATGGtgcaatggaatagtcccaaaagtacaAAACCCGCAAATCTGCCCCCCCCAGGCATGTActttcaaagtatttgaaagaaaacgaatactatttgaacccaggtcctgTCCTCTCATTGCATGTAAAACTAAGTCCTCCACCCTGTTTTTTTTCATGATTACAGGTCATAGTACCATGGTTTGTCCTCCTCTCCTGTGTTTTTGTGTCAGTTGGTGCGTAGTCTGCTGTGTGGGGGTCGTGGTGGCATCAGGAACCGTGCCCGCAGGCTGACTGAAGCTCAGCTCGAGGGTTATCTCTACCGCCTGTCCCAACCTGGCGGGCTGACCGCACCCCTCAACTACTATCGCTCACTACTCAGGTCAGAAAGATAGCTAACCATCTCAATATCCTTTATGATAACATGTGGACTGTCAAATATAATTTAATTTTCCCCACCAACATACAGTATCTGACACTGAATCACCACCTTGGTGATTTTGTTCCCGCAATCAccacaaaaaatacaaaagatgGACATGGAAATATAGAAAGAAAACAGCATACCAGTACTTTGTTTGTTTGGACCAGGAAAAAAATACACAAGACCAATATGTTTTATAGAACTTTTTATTGTACATTTAATATGATTCCAGTAACGCCCTTTACAAGCACCAGGAAGTGGAGGTGCCGTGCCTGCTGATCTGGGGCGAGGCTGACAGCATCCTGGTAGAGGGGATGTCTGGGGGCACCAGGCCCTACGCCCGGGGGTCCGTCACCTTACACACCATCCCTGGGTGCAGCCACTGGGTACAGCAGGACCAGCCGGAGACGGTCAACCAGCTGCTGTGGGAGTTCCTTCTGGATAGGGAGAAGGACGTGGAGCGCTGCTCCTCACGGAGAGGTGCAGGCTGGGCCATCAAGTGGACCAGAGAGTAAATGGATGGTGGTCCTGAACTGCTGGGAATCAGGGTCGGGGCCAATTCAGAGAGTAAACCAAATTCAAATTTTCCTCATTGcaaagcattgaagagaatttGAATTTGTGTGTATTCCTGaaatgactggaattgaaatatAATTGACCTCAACCCTGCTGGGAATCACCACTATAACagtttcacactactgagccgaGCAAAGTGGGCCTGGTTACGCAATCACCATTGTTGCTGGAACCGTGCTAGAAAAGAAAATATCTAAGCCAGCACAGTATGGTTTGGGTCAGCAGGATTGTGTGAAAAAGGTATTGTGGTTTTgttgtcttttttttgttgttcacAATTGTAATGTATTTTAGGCCTCTCTACTATTCTCACTGTCTTCAGCCAGTTCATATTGATACAGTGGCCCTGTCTCAACCTATTGCCATCATAACTGTATCATGTTACCATAACGATGCGGCCGTGTTACCAAATCAAACCCAGTCACTGCCTGGACATTAAGACCACTGGCTCCAGACACAATGTCCCGTACTGTATCAACTGTCTACATTTCCAAACCCTTGGAAATAAATGAGATTCAATCATATTGATCGGTTTCCAATTCTGTTGATTACTTTTGTCTGCCATGTATTTTTACCTGGTTTGATCCAGTCCATAGTGTTGTAGATGATTGGTGTAAAAGCATCTTTGCGGTATGTAATCCACCTATGCGTGACCTACCTTACCCACCTCTCCCTATACTCTACCTGTAACATACCTATGTTTAAAACATATCAGCCATCTTCTTCCTCTGATTGGTAAACATTGGACATAGAGGAAAACACACACCTGTAGGCAACCAACAAGGGCCAACTGTGGGGAGTGTTGCATTACAAATGCTagttgtgatgatgatgataagccATCTAATATTGGGTCACTAAACTGGATGGGAGGTCACATGGGGGTATCCAGGAacggactgggaccagaaattgGCCCAGGTGTTTACGCACATCCTCATGGCCCCCATTATTAACCAACTAAAGAGACATTTGggcaaaacaacaacaatttaaaCAGGCCCACTGGATAAAGATGGACTAGCCTATTTGCCCAATACCCCGAGAAATGGACTGGCTATCTGGCAGTTCTTACACAATGTGGAACCCCAAACCACATATAGAATATTAAAATCAAGTGCAATCCAAACCTTGATGTTCCATCCATTCTCAAGTTGATAATTGTAAACCGTAGGATCCGAGACTTTAACGGAGAATATAGTGGGCACTAGGATTAAAACAGGTTAAAAAATATTATGCATTTATAACAAATTAATGATGAAATAGATGAATGTgtcaatatatacattttataataacaaATTCAGAATGTTATATTATTTAGAAATGGTAAATATGGCATAATCATCATTTACTGTCGTGCCAATATACAACAACCATTAAACTAAGTAGACACGGGTGAAAACCACTGAGGTATAATAAGAACCACTGCCGTATAATAcaaagattatggatatactgacaagatgcATGTTTCTATGCCCTAAACAATGGACATCGTTGACTGCAAAGCGGGACGGCGGGCAATCTGGCACCCTCTTATCCTTTATTTGGATTGGTGGATAGATCTCATTATTGTAATACTTTTTTGAAAATTCGATGAGGGTTGTTGACGTGACTGCATGTATTCAATGGAGAGCGATACTTTGCTGACTCGCCTCATAACATGCATAGCCATATCGATACAACTCCGATATAAAGAGTTTTTTCCCCCAAATTTCCGGGATATCACGTGTCCTACTTATCTGTACACGAGTAACAACTTAAGCATTACGTAAcatctattcgatcaaataaacctcacgtAGAAAATAAACTATTCATTTTTTTGTTGACTAAATTCGTCACTCATTGACCTTGCTTGGTgggcaacaaaaacaaaaacgccacctgctggagaatGGTATTTCGCCTGCTTTGGCAATGGAAACAAATGTTTCCCATCAATGCAGCCCTTAAATTGAAAGTGAATAGAATTTTCCACCGAGTTCGGCCTCTTTCTTTCTTGGTATAATAAGAACTGGAGACTGCGTTCAATATGTCTGACCGTTGTTTTCAAGGACtgcggtccaaacacttaaaagacataccctatcccctcagccctcaaattaagtggacacttctgatgacgtctgacgagtatacacttgcagggcaattggcgagggaggaaggaatgttTTCTGAAAGACGCTCGTCAGATTCCCATATCAATCAATGTGACACAATCCTTTtccaaagcatctggtctatatcttaacattaataaatgtgcactcatggctgtcaaagattgtgtggcactttcatattatggtattccagtgAAATAAGAACTTAAATATTTAggcatcgtcactcaatgcctaggtttacctccactgtacccgcaccctaccatacccatCTATGTTATGCTACCACatccagaaatctgctcctttcattatgttcccaacgcactagatagcctttagccgtaccctcatcctactcctcctttgttcctcgggtgatgtagtggttaacccaggccctgtgtgcccccaggcgctctcatttgttgacttctgtaaccgtaaaagccttggtttcatgaatgttaacatcagaagcctcctccctaagtttgttttattcactgctttagcacactccgccaaccctgatgtcctagccgtgtctgaatcctggcttaggaaggccaccaaaaattctgagatttccatccccaactacaacattttccgtcaagatagaactgcgaaagggggaggagttagcctgcaaagttctgtcatactttccaggtctatgcccaaacagttacagtttctaattttaaaaatgaatctctccagaattAAGTCcatcactgttgccgcctgttatataccccctcagctcccagctgtgccctcaacaccatatgtgaatcgattgccccccatctatcttcagagttcgttctactaggtgacctaaactgggatatgcttaacacaccagccgtcctacaatctatgCTAgacgccctcaatctcacacaaatgatcaaggaacccaccaggtacaaccctaaatccatgaacatgggcaccctcatagatattatcctgaccaacttgccctctgctgttttcaaatcaggatctcagcgatcactgcctcattgcctgcgtccgttatgggtccgcggtcaaacgaccacccctcatcactgtcaaatgctccctaaaacacttctgcaaacAGGCCTTACTAATCggcctggcccgggtatcctggaaggatattgacctcatcccgtcagaggatgcctggttgttctttaaaaggaatttcctcaccatcttaaataagcatgcaccctttcaaaaaatgtacatttaagaacagatatagcccttggttccctccagacctgactgccctcgaccagcacaaaaacatcctgtggcgtactgcactagcattgaatagtccctgcgatatgcaacttttcagggaagtcaggaaccaatacacgcagtcagttagaaaagcaaaggctagctttttcaaacagaaatttgcatcctgcagctctAACTCCAACATGTTctgtgacactgtaaagtccatggaaaataagagcacatcctcccagctgcccactgcactgaggctaggaaacactgtcaccactgataaatccacgataatcgagaatttcaataagcatttctctacggctggccatgctttcctcctggctaccccaacccggccaacagctcagcaccccccgcagctactttcccaagcctccccagcttctccttcacccaaatccagatagctgtaaaacctggacccgtacaaatcaacTTGGCCAGCAGTCtggaccctctttctaaaattatccgccgccattgttgcaacccctattaatagtctgttcaacctctctttcgtgatgtccgagattcctaaagattggaaagttgccgcggtcatccccctcttcaaaaggggtgaCAGATCCAAACTATtgcagacctatatccatcctgccctgcctttccaaagtctttgaaagccaacttaacaaacagatcactgacctgctggccctcgctacatattcgtcgccagacccactagctccaggtcatctataagtatttgctaTTTAATGCTCTACCTTATctgagctcactggtcaccataacaacacccaactgtagcacacgctccagaaggtatatctcactggtcacccccaaagccaacacctcctttggccgcctttccttccagttctctcctgtcaatgactggaacgagtcgcaaaaatcactgaagttggagacttatctccctcactaactttaagcatcagctatctgagcagctcaccgatcgctgtagctgtacatagcccatccaactaccatgtttttatttacttttttttgctcttttgcacaccagtatttctacctgcacatcatctgcacatctatcactccagtgttaatttgctaaattgttattactttgctactatggcctatttattgccttacctccttactccatttgcacacactgtatatagatttttctattgttattgactgtacttttgtttatcccatgtgtaactctgtgttgttttgtcacactgctttgctttcttggccaggtcacagtagtaaatgagaacttgttctcaactggcctaactggttgaataaaggtgaaaaaaaaaaaacattactgaggatcagaagtctagaggcttacttaattttaaccctcttattaaaaaagcccagaagaagctaaatcaatggctacagagggacttatctttaaaaggaagagtcctaataaccaaggctgaaggtatctctagactaacatatggcactctatctttatatcttgaaGGTAAAATAAGCAAGCcaatagaccagatgcttttcaactttctgtggagaaaccgtacccattacattaggacaactgttgtaatgaacacttatgagtatggagggctgaattttctggactttactaccttaatacttttaagatcaattgaATAAAACAATTCCTAATAAGACCCACTTCTATGTGAAATGTTATTcctcatgtcttctctacttttggtggcctcaACTTCATGTTaatttgcaattataatattgaccaAGTTCCAGTGAAACTCTGCTTTTATAAGCataatttttctccacacagatatatatggaataatcgggatatattgtataaaatactttgtttttagaatattggttctgaaataatatcctattggtgagtcaactctttaaaaaaaaaacgtatttataaggaattcttatcactttacaagacctaaagattttgcaattgttttagatgccattccctcaggtgttgctttattattcaggaacgtgtcaagacctgaccctcagaaccTACCTTCCGttaaccctgttgactcatcagtaggaaagatttgtttctcttttggttcATTCAACAACTGATCAATAcaaaccttgtttcagcaggatgttgtatgtACCTTATCTCATGCCTTATTGGAACAgttttattgataatatctgttgaaAAAAtgttggatgttgccacacacatatcTACTTGGTAACAAAATTAAGGAactttcctttaaaattattcataaatatgaTCCTGCCAGCATGCcaatatgaagaagtttaagaaAAACAAACTCAAATTGTACCAGAAACGTTGTTGCATCttttttttggcattgtattcatgtaGCAAGACATCAAtagatttataattgaacacacttatgaagattttacactattgtggagggatgtactgcttggattctttacctATGATAGAAATAAGTTTAAACAATTTTATGTCATTAATTTCATTATTATTTTGGCCAAATTCCATATTCACATATGcaaatttaaaaacaaaacaccACATTTTCTTACCTTAAAATAtagttcaatttatttttgtaagacaaaaaataaaaaagctgTTACACTTAGAATTCTATGTATGTCCCTTAATTAAGGTCTTGACATTGTACCCCCTAGCACAATTGTCCTTTGTATATTATTGTAATGAAATAGCAGGGAGCAGGtttcgaaccctcgaccttcgagcccgaggtccagcgcgctatcgactgtgacgcaaaagcatgctcgtgcggcagagTAGATTTTAAACCAAGGGTCGCGCTTATAAACCAAGGGTCGTcacattatttatatatacacttgtgttccctcatgtactttctgtattgatttgttgttaataaatatatatataattttaaaaaatgaggaAGAAATTATTTAAATGGACCACCCTTGGCTGGAAATTCGTCACTCGTTCATCCCGCGATGATTGTGTATTCAGCCACCAGTGgtttgtgggtgctttatatgcgctacattcaattatgagtgcatgtctacttatattaaatatattattattaatatatgcctactgtatgaaagctagcaaattaattagctaactaacgttaggcTGCCgagctggaacttctgaagaaggaacattttttatttctacaatttccaaagtTAACCAACCCAAAAAATATTTACGTAGTAGTacaatttctaacttatttgCGTTCGTTTTTACTTACACTTCTACGTTGACTTCTCCAATTATGTTGTTTAAGTTTTCGCggacttttcttagcggatgtacaatcgtcgcaaattgaattatggggagtttcaggcccGGGAGTGAACATAATAGTACACTTGCAAAGCCGAATAAAAACGAAggctgaggggcttacgttgcaaacctcccttgcttggctaatcatttggaccaccCAGCAAGATGGCGACGGGGatcccccaagggcataaggagAGGGTAAGTGAACGAGGGTGTGTCTTAAGTGATTTGACCGTAACCCAAGGAAATCTACTCACGTTCGCATATTGCCAATACATGGACCGTTTATTTCCGGGTTGCATCCGGTTTTTATGGATCAACATCACATAACCACTAGCACTCAGTGCGCACAGGGAGCAGCGACAACGTCATCACATTATCCTAACACATGCCAGACTTTGGATGAATATAACATGtcaaaggtgcaatatgcagaaattgctctgccatttcctgctTGCAAAAATTCCAATAGTttgtctaatttcagtttatgtgataaAACATGCAGTTTATAgtatcattgtaccatctaaactgctgagaaatatattttcaataaccaacaTTTATTGTATTGgtttttgaagctggtgtacaacatcgaaagtaaaagatgcaaaaatgaaacccagggaagcatagaaatagcgcacatagaacagatctagcgctttttagacttgctttcaacgtGTGACAGATCTTTACATTTCGATGTAAATTTGTTCAGGCCTCCAAAACTTACATATAAATAAACTTAGACATCTTTACTAACTTTGGCTGTAGGTGGTGTCTTATTGGTTATTTGACTTGTTTATGTGGCCGTGTATGGAATTTGTCTTTCTGGGCCGGGCGTCAGTTCGTCTGCAGTACCGAAGCAAAACTGTAGGAGTAGTCAAAACCGTGCTTTTAGACCGGAACCCTGGTCCCTGAGGGTGAAAAGGTACATTTACCTGTTGGAAGTGTTCAACATATAAATTACATTTCGGGTTATATTGGAGGGAAACGTTGTTCTAAAACAGCGGTAAGCAACCGAATGTTTATTATTATAAGCCTACGCATGATTATTATTGGGTGTATAATGTGGGGTTCGGTAATTCAATTACAAACTCAGGTCCAGCGTTGATCAAATTGTGTGTAGTCAGGTATGACAATCACAGTAGGCTACTTCTAGTCCCTGTATTTATTCTGAAAAAGACTGCACTTGTTTTGTCTGAAGAGTTATAAGAGTTAAAACAAAGTTGAAACTTCTTAATTGACCTAGGCGTCATTCTGTAAACCTTTCCGATTTTCTTCTAGTTCTACCGTACCTCCAGTCCTTGTTTTACTGTAACCGTACCTTGTACCTTTGTTTACACCTGATTTTACAGAGGGAATAAAACAATGTCACGTAGACCTTTTTATGTTTGTTCAAGAAAATGTAAAGTTTAACTATAAGGTTTGGTGTCTTGGTCTTGCACAATGTTCTAAGTTTAACTTGAAAAACTGGATATCTGTCAAATTGTTATTTTGCAACAGTGCACGGCGCGATCAGATAGTTATCTGTTTATTCACGCAAAGTATTAGAATACAGTTCAGCAACCTGGTGTCAgaacatttcgtattattctgtacgtaaatccgcatttagtaaatgttatatttcatatGGTATGAATTAATTTGTGGATgcccatcacccatttcgtatgattATTTACAAATTACatttgtattatatgttatgaatttgttaacatacaatatgttacgaatttgcaaaacgtatatgttatgaattctagctaggtggctagctcGCTATCATTATCTAGGCTAGggattagggttatggttaagtttaggagttagggtaaaGGTAAGAgttagctaaaatggttaaggttaggggaagtgttagctaacatgctaagtagttccaaagtagctaaaaagtagtaagtgtttgaaaagttgtccgtgatgagatttgaactcgcaacctttgggttgctagacattcgcgttatacccatccaccctgaccaactcccCTCCTTTAGTTTTTGACTTaaataaccatctgtcttatgtaaccatagcAAATGTAAAATCTTACTAAAAGGAGTGTCTCGGACTTCGTtccagaataatacgaaatgctttGAGACCAGGTTGAGTTCACACACTCAACCTGCACTCTGCTGGTTTCCACATGCCTTTTTGTGGCAGAAACTGTCCCATAATAGGCCTGAGGGGGTAGAATCAGTGGAGGCAACTACTGTCAGTAAGCCTATATCACATCTGGCACAAGGTGTCTAgtatagggctcccgagtggcacagtggtttaAGGGTTTAGAAAATATCTACCAGAAAAAAGTCTTAAAGTTTTAGAAATACCCCTGCCAAGTTATCAACACTTACATTTAGTTCATTATATTTTTtctgccttctgtaagtttaagaaacattgccttgtgtCTTGAAATTCCGTTACAAAAAacccacatatctttaagatattcCTCATGAGGGAGAATAATGAACGTttacagaagtaacaagtaaaggtagacctatcAATTAGTTAGTGTTTTCACGGATATGAATTTTGATTAGGAATTATTACcaaattggatttgcaaaaaatcTTTAACGGAAGTTCTGCAATTTAATGCAGCAGctacatgcagcagctactctttctgggttCCACATAAACATACAAGTGcatgacaaagtacagaacagttatAAACGAGAACAACATAAGATATTACGTGAAATTCTATATATAAAATAAGAGTTATAAATTGGAAAGACACCAAGCGACAACAAAAATACAATTTACACACTATTccaatatacatatacatattccTATTCCTATGTACAGTATAGTTAAATTAGAACTTTAGAAAGAGGATAGGCATTGTGATACAATGTTTTCTTTAATCTGTTTTCTAAAGCGAAACTTGCTTTTTGCCTGACtaacctctggtggcagagcatTACATAACTGAGTGACGCAtgaattctgtttttgttttgggtACGGTGAAGAAACCCATAGTGgcgtgtctggtggggtatgtccagtaccagtcaaaagtttggacgcacctaccaattcaaggttttttctttattttttaaaactattttctacattgtagaataatagtgaagacacaaaccatgaaataacacaagtagtaaccaaaacagtgttaaacaaatcaaaatatattttatattcttcaaagtagctacacttttgccttgatgacagctttgcacactcttggcattctctcaactagcttcacctggaatgcttttccaacagtcttgaaagagttcccacatatgttgagcacttgttggctgcttttccttcacgctgcggtccaaaccatctcaattgcgttgaggccaggtcatctgatgcagcactccatcacttgctttcttgatcaaatagcccttacacagcctagatgtttgttgggtcattgtcctgttgaaaaacaagtgatagtcccactaagctcaaaccagatgggatggcgaatcgctgcagaatgctgtggtagccatgctggttaagtgtgccttgaattctaaatacgtcacagaccgtgtcaccagcaaagcaccatcacacctcctcctccatgcttcacggtggaaaccacacatgcagaggtcatccgttcacctactctgtgtctcacaaagacacggcggttggaaccagaaatctcaaatttggactcatcagaccaaaggacagatttccaccagtctaatgtccattgctcgtgtttcttggcccaagcaagtctcttattattatttgtatcctttattagtggtttctttgcagcaatttgaggcctgattcacatagtctcctctgaacagttgatgttgagatgcgtctgttactttatttggg includes the following:
- the LOC139421033 gene encoding epoxide hydrolase 3 isoform X2, giving the protein MSNSVIVDLLLVPTRLCLWFQSVLYWFLVYGTAGLTAGLVLTRIAWRALKDPYGTFHWTVRKKQPACLRDPTLGKHGYLWGRSSGLRFHYVTKGDSRNPLMLFLHGFPENWYSWRYQLCGFSGQYHTVAMDLRGCGDSDAPSQLEDYSLEKLCHDIRDAIDELGHTSCVLVGHDWGGMLAWHFTLERPDMVQRLVIMNAPHPASWLDAVLRRPSELLRCGHACFFQLPALPEFTLSLEDFKLVRSLLCGGRGGIRNRARRLTEAQLEGYLYRLSQPGGLTAPLNYYRSLLSNALYKHQEVEVPCLLIWGEADSILVEGMSGGTRPYARGSVTLHTIPGCSHWVQQDQPETVNQLLWEFLLDREKDVERCSSRRGAGWAIKWTRE
- the LOC139421033 gene encoding epoxide hydrolase 3 isoform X1 produces the protein MSNSVIVDLLLVPTRLCLWFQSVLYWFLVYGTAGLTAGLVLTRIAWRALKDPYGTFHWTVRKKQPACLRDPTLGKHGYLWGRSSGLRFHYVTKGDSRNPLMLFLHGFPENWYSWRYQLCGFSGQYHTVAMDLRGCGDSDAPSQLEDYSLEKLCHDIRDAIDELGHTSCVLVGHDWGGMLAWHFTLERPDMVQRLVIMNAPHPASWLDAVLRRPSELLRCGHACFFQLPALPEFTLSLEDFKLVRSLLCGGRGGIRNRARRLTEAQLEGYLYRLSQPGGLTAPLNYYRSLLSNALYKHQEVEVPCLLIWGEADSILVEGMSGGTRPYARGSVTLHTIPGCSHWVQQDQPETVNQLLWEFLLDREKDVERCSSRRGAGWAIKWTRE